The genomic interval TCGTTCGTCCTGCTCGCGGCCCAGTTCGTGCTCTCGGCGCTCTCGACGTGGTGCGGCGTCCTGCACTGGGCCCGCTCGACGCCGCCACGGCACCGGACCGACGATCGCACGATCCTGCTGGTGACCGGCGCGAGCCTGGTGCCGCTGCTCGCGGCGGTGGCCGCCGCCCTGCTCTCCCCCGCGATCGGTCCCGCCACCGCGCTCACGTGCGCCGCCGTGGTCGCCGCGGATCTCGGCTCGCGCGGCCGTGCCGTCGGGATCGCCGTGACCGGCGTGCTCGTGGTCGGGCTCGCCCAGCTGCTGCCCGAGCACCGGTCGCTCGTGACGGTCTGCGCCGTCGTCGTGACGACGTGCGCGCTCCTGATGCGCATGACCCTGTGGCTCGGCGCGCTCGTCCGCGAGCTCGACGACGCCCGCACCTCCCAGGCCGCTCTCGCCGTCGCCGAGGAGCGGCTGCGCTTCGGACGGGACCTCCACGACGTCGCGGGGCGCGACCTGTCCGCGATCGCGGTCAACGCCGAGCTGCTGACGCGGCTCATCGAGCGGGGCGACGACCGGTCCGCCGAGCAGAGCCGCCAGGTGGCGGCGCTCGCCCGCTCCTCGCTCGCCGAGATCCGCTCCCTCGCGCGCGGCTACCGCCAGGCGGACCTGGGCACGGAGCTGCACGGGACGGTCTCCCTGCTCCGGTCCGCCCACATCGAGGTCGCGGTCCAGGGCGCCGCCGACGACGTCCCGGCCGAGCATCGCGCCACCGCGGCGTGGGTGCTGCGTGAGGGCGGCACCAACATGCTGCGTCACGCCGCACCGTCCTCCGTCACCGTCGTGCTCGACGCCGAGGGCCTGCGCCTGAGCAACGACGGGGTGCCCGCCGACGAGGGCGCGGTCGTCGAGAGCAGCGGCCTGACCGGTCTGCGGGAACGGCTCGGCACCGGCCTGCTCACCACCTGTCGGGCGGACGGCGTCTTCACCCTGGACGTGCGCTTCGATCCCGCCGCCGTCCCGTCGGCCCCACCTGCTCGATCCGCATCCCCG from Brachybacterium huguangmaarense carries:
- a CDS encoding sensor histidine kinase, translating into MTAPTAPSRSWRVYLWYTVLGMVMFVVVIPLVIAGFLETYEPDAADALLTPGSFVLLAAQFVLSALSTWCGVLHWARSTPPRHRTDDRTILLVTGASLVPLLAAVAAALLSPAIGPATALTCAAVVAADLGSRGRAVGIAVTGVLVVGLAQLLPEHRSLVTVCAVVVTTCALLMRMTLWLGALVRELDDARTSQAALAVAEERLRFGRDLHDVAGRDLSAIAVNAELLTRLIERGDDRSAEQSRQVAALARSSLAEIRSLARGYRQADLGTELHGTVSLLRSAHIEVAVQGAADDVPAEHRATAAWVLREGGTNMLRHAAPSSVTVVLDAEGLRLSNDGVPADEGAVVESSGLTGLRERLGTGLLTTCRADGVFTLDVRFDPAAVPSAPPARSASPEDT